From Microlunatus capsulatus, a single genomic window includes:
- a CDS encoding VOC family protein has translation MSAGWLHVVLDTPAVEPTGAFWSAVLGWPLGAPWPDHPELRSFVPPDGDAYVHLQQVDGPVGAHLDLEVDDVDAEADRLVGLGAARVRRTADWLTLRSPGGLPLCLLTARPRTRPGPVTGPTGTARRLEQVCLDLPPRLVDAEAAFWRAVLPWDEVVIDDPEFLGRRVPPAGHPLQVLLQRLGDDGDGPARVHLDLGADALADGVALVQDLGAVPVHEGGGFVAHRDPAGRLFCVTANRADVP, from the coding sequence GTGAGCGCCGGCTGGCTGCACGTCGTGCTGGACACGCCGGCGGTGGAGCCGACCGGCGCCTTCTGGTCGGCGGTGCTGGGCTGGCCGCTGGGTGCGCCGTGGCCCGACCACCCGGAGCTGCGCAGCTTCGTGCCGCCGGACGGCGACGCCTACGTGCACCTGCAGCAGGTGGACGGCCCGGTCGGCGCCCACCTCGACCTGGAGGTCGACGACGTCGACGCCGAGGCCGACCGGCTGGTGGGCCTGGGCGCGGCACGGGTGCGCCGGACCGCGGACTGGCTGACCCTGCGCTCCCCCGGCGGGCTGCCGCTCTGCCTGCTCACCGCCCGGCCGCGCACCCGTCCCGGGCCGGTGACCGGGCCGACCGGGACCGCGCGCCGGCTCGAGCAGGTGTGCCTGGACCTGCCGCCGCGGCTCGTCGACGCCGAGGCCGCCTTCTGGCGCGCGGTGCTGCCCTGGGACGAGGTCGTCATCGACGACCCCGAGTTCCTCGGCCGCCGGGTCCCCCCGGCCGGTCATCCGCTCCAGGTCCTGCTGCAGCGCCTCGGCGACGACGGCGACGGACCCGCGCGGGTGCACCTCGACCTCGGCGCCGACGCGCTGGCCGACGGCGTCGCGCTGGTGCAGGACCTCGGCGCCGTCCCCGTGCACGAGGGCGGCGGCTTCGTCGCCCACCGCGA